A genomic segment from Gilvibacter sp. SZ-19 encodes:
- a CDS encoding Gfo/Idh/MocA family protein has protein sequence MLKAGVAGAGHLGKIHLRLLQESDQYELMGFYDADPKQAAAITEEFGYKAYPSLEALIADCDMVDVVTPTLYHFETAKKVIEAGKHLFIEKPITTTVEEAEALRALAKKHKVRGQVGQVERFNPAFRAVVDRFDNPMFIESHRLAEFNPRGTDVSVVLDLMIHDIDVILSVVKSPVKSVTSNGVSVISSTPDIANARIEFENGCIANLTASRISLKNMRKSRFFQKDAYISVDFLEKKCEVVKMMDAPETPDDFAMILTNADGDKKQIYFDNPEVTPNNAILDELNTFAEAIKDDKTPIVSLHQGTEALRLAMQVIENFNN, from the coding sequence ATGCTTAAAGCCGGTGTTGCAGGTGCGGGGCATCTGGGAAAGATCCATTTAAGACTTTTGCAAGAATCCGATCAATACGAGTTGATGGGGTTCTACGATGCGGACCCTAAACAGGCTGCAGCTATTACAGAGGAGTTTGGGTATAAAGCATACCCAAGCTTAGAGGCCTTAATTGCCGATTGTGACATGGTAGATGTAGTTACTCCTACCTTATATCACTTTGAAACGGCCAAAAAGGTCATTGAGGCTGGCAAGCATTTGTTCATTGAAAAGCCGATCACTACAACGGTAGAAGAAGCTGAGGCGTTAAGGGCTTTGGCTAAAAAGCACAAAGTTCGTGGTCAAGTTGGGCAGGTAGAACGCTTCAATCCTGCTTTTAGAGCGGTGGTAGATCGATTTGACAACCCCATGTTCATTGAAAGCCATCGTTTGGCAGAATTCAACCCGAGAGGTACAGATGTTTCTGTTGTATTGGATCTGATGATCCATGATATCGACGTGATCTTGAGTGTGGTTAAATCACCGGTTAAATCGGTTACATCAAACGGAGTTTCTGTTATAAGTTCTACCCCAGATATCGCTAATGCGCGAATCGAATTCGAGAACGGCTGTATCGCGAATTTAACTGCTAGCAGAATTTCACTTAAGAATATGCGCAAGAGTCGTTTCTTTCAGAAGGATGCATACATCTCTGTAGACTTCTTAGAAAAGAAATGCGAAGTTGTAAAAATGATGGATGCTCCAGAGACTCCAGACGACTTTGCCATGATACTCACCAATGCAGATGGTGACAAAAAGCAAATCTATTTTGACAATCCGGAGGTAACACCCAACAATGCCATCCTAGACGAACTCAATACTTTTGCAGAGGCGATCAAAGATGATAAAACGCCTATAGTGAGCTTGCATCAAGGCACCGAAGCACTGCGCTTAGCCATGCAGGTCATTGAAAACTTTAACAACTAA
- a CDS encoding 3-hydroxybutyryl-CoA dehydrogenase, whose translation MKNVAVIGAGTMGNGIAHTFAQFDYKVQLIDISQASLDRGMATITKNLDRMVAKEKISEEDKARTLGNITTYTSLEEGVEYASLVVEAATENVNLKLKIFQDLDKLCPDDTILATNTSSISITQIAAATSRPDMVIGMHFMNPVPIMKLVEIIKGYNTSQETYDTVAEISKKLNKVPVEVNDYPGFVANRILMPMINEAIETLYNGVAGVQEIDTVMKLGMAHPMGPLQLADFIGLDVCLSILNVMYEGFKNPKYAPCPLLVNMVMAGKLGVKSGEGFYDYSESRKAEKVAAMFS comes from the coding sequence ATGAAAAACGTAGCCGTAATAGGTGCAGGAACCATGGGTAACGGAATTGCCCACACTTTTGCCCAATTCGATTATAAAGTACAACTGATAGATATTTCTCAAGCCTCTTTAGACAGAGGAATGGCCACGATCACCAAGAATCTTGATCGTATGGTAGCCAAAGAGAAGATCAGCGAAGAAGACAAGGCGCGTACCCTTGGGAACATCACCACTTACACCAGCCTAGAAGAAGGTGTGGAATACGCAAGCCTAGTTGTTGAAGCGGCTACAGAGAATGTTAACCTGAAACTGAAGATCTTTCAAGACTTGGACAAATTGTGTCCGGACGATACCATATTAGCGACCAACACCTCATCGATCTCCATTACACAGATCGCGGCAGCGACCTCGAGACCAGATATGGTTATCGGGATGCACTTTATGAACCCTGTACCGATCATGAAATTGGTAGAGATCATTAAAGGATACAACACCAGTCAAGAAACCTACGACACCGTAGCGGAGATCTCTAAAAAGCTGAATAAGGTGCCTGTAGAGGTAAATGACTACCCTGGTTTTGTAGCCAACCGTATCTTGATGCCAATGATCAACGAGGCTATTGAAACCCTTTACAATGGTGTTGCAGGAGTTCAAGAGATCGATACGGTTATGAAACTTGGAATGGCCCATCCAATGGGACCTTTACAATTGGCCGACTTTATTGGTCTGGATGTTTGTCTTTCTATCTTAAATGTGATGTACGAAGGCTTTAAGAATCCGAAATACGCTCCTTGCCCACTGCTTGTAAACATGGTTATGGCAGGAAAATTAGGAGTTAAGAGCGGAGAGGGCTTCTACGATTATTCGGAAAGTCGCAAGGCCGAAAAGGTCGCAGCAATGTTTTCTTAA